The following proteins are encoded in a genomic region of Chryseobacterium cucumeris:
- a CDS encoding YkvA family protein has translation MKYSKLNLAKEAINHKGFIKKIPDIFRMVKMWRKGIYPIKSIDIILPLLGILYVLSPIDLLPEFVIPVLGVMDDLAVLSLTIPKLIKEVDKFLLWEAQQKYSGTQIIDAEIVK, from the coding sequence ATGAAATATTCAAAATTAAATCTTGCAAAAGAAGCCATCAATCATAAGGGCTTTATCAAAAAGATCCCTGATATTTTCAGAATGGTCAAAATGTGGAGAAAAGGAATTTATCCAATTAAATCCATAGACATTATTCTTCCTTTACTTGGAATTTTATATGTACTCTCTCCTATTGACCTCCTTCCTGAATTTGTAATACCGGTTCTTGGAGTTATGGACGACCTGGCAGTATTGTCACTTACCATTCCTAAGCTCATCAAAGAGGTTGACAAGTTTTTATTGTGGGAAGCCCAGCAGAAATATAGCGGCACCCAAATCATTGATGCTGAAATCGTAAAATAA
- the pyrF gene encoding orotidine-5'-phosphate decarboxylase, with the protein MESKKEFFLECYKLGIIKFGRFTLKSGIESPFYVDLRPLASDPKILKNLANYLLEMLPLDNFDLICGVPYAALPMATAMSLESYIPLIIKRKEAKSYGTKKLIEGIYQKGQNCLLVEDVITSGKSLLETIPEIEQEDLKVSDIVVVLDREQGGKQLLESKGYRVHTLFNISEVCNILQETGELSDEEVKRIQDFLQGNHIQFEEEIRSSYEQKLQVTQHSVSKKLLETALAKKSNLIASADVTTTQELLELAEKVGPHIIALKTHIDIISDFEYEKTITPLKAIAAKHQFLLMEDRKFADIGNTQELQFTSGVFKITDWADFVTSQVIGGFESLDCFKNVGVVAIVGMSSKGALTTASYREEALKVALSHPNVIGGVSQNKIPEDLLLFTPGVNLADSGDGKGQQYNTPEHVFKTLHTDFIIVGRGIYKSNDPEASAITYKTEGWNAYINSLEKKAIQG; encoded by the coding sequence ATGGAAAGTAAAAAAGAATTCTTCTTAGAGTGTTACAAACTAGGCATCATCAAATTCGGCAGGTTTACCCTGAAAAGCGGTATTGAAAGTCCTTTTTATGTAGACCTGAGACCTTTGGCTTCAGATCCTAAAATTTTAAAAAATCTTGCTAATTATTTATTGGAAATGCTTCCGTTAGATAATTTTGATTTAATCTGTGGAGTTCCTTATGCTGCTCTTCCTATGGCTACAGCAATGTCTCTGGAAAGCTATATTCCATTAATTATTAAAAGAAAAGAAGCAAAAAGCTACGGTACCAAGAAGCTGATTGAGGGAATTTACCAGAAGGGGCAAAACTGCCTTTTGGTAGAGGATGTGATCACTTCAGGAAAATCTTTGCTGGAAACTATTCCTGAAATAGAACAGGAAGATCTTAAAGTTTCAGACATTGTGGTGGTACTTGACAGAGAGCAGGGAGGAAAACAATTATTGGAAAGCAAAGGATACAGAGTGCACACCCTTTTCAACATTTCGGAAGTATGCAATATTCTTCAGGAAACTGGTGAATTGTCTGATGAAGAAGTAAAAAGAATCCAAGACTTCCTTCAAGGGAACCATATTCAGTTTGAAGAGGAAATAAGATCTTCTTATGAACAAAAACTTCAGGTAACACAGCATTCCGTTTCAAAAAAATTACTGGAAACAGCTTTGGCAAAAAAATCAAACCTTATTGCCTCTGCAGATGTTACTACAACTCAGGAGCTGTTGGAGCTTGCTGAAAAAGTAGGTCCGCATATTATTGCTTTAAAAACGCATATCGATATTATTTCTGATTTTGAATACGAAAAAACAATTACTCCTTTAAAAGCTATTGCTGCAAAACACCAGTTTCTACTGATGGAAGACAGAAAATTTGCTGATATCGGAAATACACAGGAACTTCAGTTCACAAGCGGAGTTTTCAAAATTACAGATTGGGCAGATTTCGTAACTTCTCAGGTAATCGGAGGTTTTGAATCATTAGACTGTTTCAAAAATGTAGGAGTGGTAGCCATTGTTGGAATGTCTTCCAAAGGAGCTTTAACAACTGCAAGCTATCGTGAGGAAGCTTTAAAAGTGGCTTTATCTCATCCTAATGTAATTGGTGGTGTATCTCAGAATAAAATTCCTGAGGATCTGCTATTGTTTACTCCTGGGGTAAACCTTGCGGATTCAGGAGATGGTAAAGGGCAGCAGTACAACACACCGGAACATGTTTTCAAAACACTGCACACAGATTTTATCATCGTAGGAAGAGGAATCTACAAATCCAATGATCCTGAAGCATCTGCCATCACTTATAAAACAGAAGGATGGAATGCTTATATTAATTCTTTGGAAAAAAAAGCAATTCAAGGTTAA
- a CDS encoding aminopeptidase, whose translation MKKISICLILLWGVVQVSAQTDSIYIETKLSPDKKNLEVRQEIVYYNQSGKDLQTVKLLNWVAAYNKRGTSLVYRKLEDRNNDLHFAKNDQLGKLLELNIKNSENEVLPVNTFSDENLFIPLKNVLKPGESVTLQLQYRMQLPDKTFTGYGTSVQNTVLKYFFIVPDHFDPDNISRRNYHDIEEQVSFNTFWTVNFDIPVNSFVEGNLPQVQMNSFKGYLDSDPEFLISPTAFQSIKTNVDGEEIEIKFGYNLKPDEKQNLEFYLPLQLKFIKERIGYLPKSIFISDKFRAKEDFFGNNDITFWKFRFRLFTETEKTDMDYFGIIAKKILDEGVIADKEKDHWFKNGLKSYLEIQYLKKFYADTKLLGTLPETRIFGLKPLKLFHASKVKLLDRYGLSYQYIMLQNLDQKIDEHFPVLSNFNDMAISSFETGSLFNYSADKMGYEQFDGILKNYIAQNSGKKINPEEFLSSLSENNKSTAYLSKFFKQKNRVDFKLKNIRKDNDSLQIKIVRNTDISIPVKLETETREGEKKAYWIDTEENERTTSLSLPASENIYKTTLNSGYIFPESNYRDNFLYAKGLFSNAKKIKLKLIKDIPNPEYNEIYISPRVRFNNTYDKFLLGANFKNQSFFDQKFLYSVTPTYSTGTGKLTGSGAVSYSILPAESIIRSLTFGVSGSYFHYDYDLAYRKTSISSSINFRKNPRSTVSRSLGISYNYFERDLSPKMIANNDYSKYNLWSIGYGYSDSQMIHEKSFSLSTQGMEDFNKITAEGFYRWEFAPKQKLSLRLFAGYFLRNNTRNNLFDYGISRVSNYSFSYTLLGESASSGLLSQQFILADGGFKSFLPGTVNQWITSANVDSSVWKIFHVYADAGVYKNKDLPAKFIWDTGVKVRIIPDFLEVYFPIQSSLGFEPSFKDYGKRIRYTLILNLGSIINAARRGWY comes from the coding sequence TTGAAAAAGATCAGCATTTGCCTTATTTTGTTATGGGGAGTTGTACAGGTTTCTGCACAGACAGACAGTATATACATTGAAACAAAACTGTCTCCTGACAAAAAAAACCTTGAGGTCCGCCAGGAAATTGTTTATTATAATCAATCCGGGAAAGACCTGCAGACCGTAAAACTCCTGAATTGGGTTGCCGCGTACAATAAACGGGGAACTTCTTTAGTCTACAGAAAACTGGAAGACCGGAATAATGATTTGCATTTTGCAAAAAATGACCAATTGGGAAAACTTCTGGAACTGAACATTAAAAATTCTGAAAATGAAGTCCTTCCTGTCAATACCTTCTCAGATGAAAATCTTTTTATTCCTCTGAAAAATGTATTAAAACCCGGCGAAAGCGTCACTCTACAGTTGCAATACAGGATGCAGCTTCCCGATAAAACTTTTACGGGATACGGAACATCCGTTCAGAATACTGTATTAAAATATTTCTTTATTGTTCCGGATCATTTTGATCCGGACAATATTTCCAGAAGAAATTATCACGATATTGAGGAACAGGTAAGCTTTAATACTTTCTGGACCGTCAATTTTGATATCCCTGTGAACAGTTTTGTTGAAGGTAACCTTCCTCAGGTTCAGATGAACTCATTTAAGGGTTATCTCGATTCAGATCCTGAGTTTTTAATTTCTCCGACAGCATTTCAATCCATAAAAACCAATGTTGACGGAGAGGAAATCGAAATCAAATTTGGATATAATCTGAAGCCGGACGAAAAACAAAATCTGGAGTTTTATCTTCCTTTACAATTAAAATTCATTAAAGAACGCATCGGGTATCTTCCGAAAAGTATTTTTATCTCAGATAAATTCAGAGCCAAAGAAGACTTTTTCGGGAACAATGATATTACTTTCTGGAAATTCAGATTCCGTCTGTTTACCGAGACCGAAAAAACCGATATGGATTATTTCGGGATCATTGCCAAGAAAATTCTTGACGAAGGCGTTATTGCAGATAAAGAAAAAGACCACTGGTTTAAAAATGGTTTAAAGTCTTATCTTGAAATTCAGTACCTCAAAAAATTCTACGCTGATACGAAACTTTTAGGGACACTTCCGGAGACCAGAATCTTTGGACTTAAACCATTAAAGTTATTCCACGCCTCCAAAGTAAAACTTCTGGACCGCTACGGACTTTCCTATCAGTATATTATGCTGCAGAACCTTGATCAGAAAATTGATGAACATTTCCCTGTTCTGAGTAATTTCAATGATATGGCCATCAGCAGCTTTGAAACAGGAAGCCTTTTCAACTACTCGGCAGACAAAATGGGATATGAACAATTCGATGGTATTCTAAAAAATTATATTGCTCAGAATTCCGGAAAAAAAATTAATCCTGAAGAATTTTTGTCGTCTCTTTCTGAAAACAATAAATCGACAGCCTACCTTTCCAAATTTTTCAAACAAAAGAACAGGGTTGATTTTAAATTGAAAAACATTAGAAAAGATAATGACTCCCTGCAAATAAAAATTGTAAGAAATACAGATATTTCTATTCCTGTAAAGCTGGAAACAGAAACCAGAGAAGGAGAAAAGAAAGCGTATTGGATAGACACGGAGGAAAATGAACGTACCACCAGCCTGTCGCTTCCTGCATCAGAGAATATTTACAAAACCACCTTAAACAGTGGCTATATTTTCCCTGAATCCAATTACAGAGACAACTTCCTGTATGCGAAAGGTTTATTTTCCAATGCAAAAAAAATTAAACTTAAACTAATAAAAGACATTCCAAACCCGGAATACAATGAAATTTACATCAGCCCAAGGGTGCGTTTCAACAATACGTATGATAAATTTCTTCTGGGAGCCAATTTTAAAAATCAATCTTTCTTTGACCAGAAATTCCTGTATTCGGTGACTCCAACCTATAGTACCGGAACAGGGAAACTTACCGGTTCGGGAGCTGTCTCCTACTCTATTCTGCCTGCAGAAAGCATTATCAGAAGTCTTACATTCGGGGTTTCGGGCTCTTATTTTCATTATGATTATGATCTTGCCTACAGAAAGACTTCTATATCTTCTTCTATTAACTTCAGAAAAAACCCGAGAAGTACCGTTAGCAGAAGTCTTGGCATATCCTATAATTATTTTGAAAGGGATCTGAGTCCTAAGATGATTGCCAATAATGATTACAGTAAATATAACCTCTGGAGTATCGGATATGGCTATAGCGACAGCCAGATGATTCATGAAAAAAGCTTCAGCCTGAGCACCCAGGGAATGGAAGATTTCAATAAAATAACGGCTGAAGGCTTTTACAGATGGGAATTCGCTCCCAAACAAAAGCTGAGCTTACGTTTATTTGCCGGGTATTTCTTAAGAAACAACACCAGAAATAACCTCTTCGACTACGGGATTTCCAGGGTTTCCAACTATTCATTCTCTTATACGCTTTTGGGAGAAAGTGCCAGCAGCGGGCTTCTTTCCCAGCAATTTATATTAGCTGATGGTGGTTTTAAATCCTTTCTTCCGGGAACAGTGAATCAATGGATTACGTCTGCCAACGTGGATTCAAGTGTATGGAAAATATTCCACGTATATGCAGATGCCGGAGTGTATAAAAACAAAGATCTTCCTGCCAAATTCATATGGGACACCGGGGTTAAAGTAAGAATCATCCCCGATTTTCTGGAAGTGTATTTCCCGATACAGTCGTCTTTAGGATTTGAACCTTCATTCAAAGATTATGGGAAGCGTATCAGATACACTTTAATTCTTAATCTCGGATCAATTATTAATGCAGC